In Desulfatiglans anilini DSM 4660, the following proteins share a genomic window:
- a CDS encoding SpoIIE family protein phosphatase yields MQSIKAKMLLWFGLTLTLLLSLLAATTYWQTKDTVIALTRELSQEVLGARSAELSRLMQGYLNDVKTFASRNLIRRGDFVEIGMDLQRRAKSINPDYEMLFFADAQGRFITTTGAMGDVSDRLYVKAIVEEGRAEFISEPVISRASGEYVFVVAAAVKDDEGKPIGLIGATVLLNTLSEVAGSITIGGNGFGWVADHNALVIAHPDPKMRMHLNLLRASERGFKGVEEIGRMVTEGRSGLRAFQRPDGSQVVTIFNPIPNTPGWAIGVSLYETELMGKAYRLMRNIILLMVGILLAVLLMVFFISGRIAKPVLDLKKGVEVVASGNLDHVLHIRTGDEIEALSGAFNKMTGDLKDYIRNLQQVTAEKERVEGELRVANKIQASMLPRVFPPFPDVQRLDLYAVMEPAREVGGDFYDFFLLDDQRLYFSIGDVSGKGIPAALFMVITMTILRNQMVQGGSLEQVFHQTNNMLCSENVENMFVTVFTGLLDIRTGEMEFVSAGHNPPVVSRQSGDFTTLDAPVNLVLGGMEDYSFRSSRTILEPGDLLFLYTDGVTEAMNERGELFSDARMIEAVNGLKGLDVRSLIKGVREAVGRFVQDEPASDDVTMMGLTIKRE; encoded by the coding sequence ATGCAATCCATCAAAGCGAAGATGCTTCTGTGGTTCGGCCTGACGTTGACCCTGCTGCTGTCGCTGCTCGCAGCCACGACCTATTGGCAAACCAAGGACACCGTGATTGCTCTGACGCGGGAACTGAGCCAGGAGGTGCTCGGCGCGCGATCGGCCGAGCTGAGCCGGCTCATGCAGGGCTACCTGAACGATGTCAAGACGTTCGCGAGCCGCAACCTGATCCGGAGGGGAGATTTCGTAGAGATCGGCATGGATCTGCAGCGGCGGGCCAAAAGCATCAACCCTGACTATGAAATGCTCTTTTTCGCCGATGCCCAGGGGCGCTTCATCACGACTACCGGCGCCATGGGGGACGTGTCGGACCGGCTTTACGTGAAGGCCATCGTGGAGGAGGGCCGGGCCGAGTTCATCAGCGAGCCGGTCATCTCACGCGCTTCGGGCGAGTACGTCTTCGTGGTAGCCGCGGCTGTGAAAGACGATGAGGGGAAACCGATCGGCCTGATCGGCGCGACGGTCCTCCTCAACACGCTTTCGGAGGTCGCGGGCTCGATCACCATCGGGGGGAACGGCTTTGGCTGGGTGGCGGACCACAACGCGCTCGTCATTGCGCACCCGGATCCGAAGATGCGCATGCACCTGAACCTGCTCCGGGCCTCGGAACGCGGGTTCAAAGGGGTGGAAGAGATCGGACGGATGGTGACGGAAGGCCGGTCAGGGCTGCGCGCCTTCCAGCGGCCCGACGGGTCGCAGGTGGTGACGATCTTCAACCCGATCCCGAACACCCCCGGCTGGGCGATCGGGGTCTCTCTCTACGAGACGGAGCTGATGGGAAAGGCCTACCGCCTCATGCGTAACATCATCCTGCTGATGGTTGGAATTCTTCTGGCCGTTCTGCTGATGGTCTTTTTCATCTCCGGCCGGATCGCAAAACCCGTGCTCGATCTGAAGAAAGGGGTCGAGGTCGTGGCCTCGGGGAACCTCGACCATGTTTTGCATATCCGCACCGGGGACGAGATCGAGGCCCTGTCCGGCGCCTTCAATAAAATGACCGGCGACCTGAAGGATTATATCCGGAACCTGCAGCAGGTCACGGCGGAAAAGGAGCGCGTGGAAGGGGAGCTGCGGGTGGCGAACAAGATCCAGGCCAGCATGCTGCCGCGCGTCTTCCCGCCCTTCCCGGATGTCCAACGGCTCGACCTGTACGCCGTCATGGAGCCGGCCAGGGAGGTCGGGGGCGACTTCTACGACTTTTTCCTGCTGGACGACCAGCGGCTGTACTTCAGCATCGGGGATGTTTCCGGCAAGGGAATCCCGGCGGCCCTCTTCATGGTCATCACCATGACCATCCTCAGAAACCAGATGGTCCAGGGCGGTTCCCTCGAACAGGTGTTCCACCAGACCAACAACATGCTCTGCTCCGAAAACGTGGAGAACATGTTCGTGACGGTCTTCACCGGCCTGCTGGACATCCGGACCGGGGAGATGGAGTTCGTCAGCGCCGGCCACAACCCGCCGGTCGTCTCCCGCCAAAGCGGAGACTTTACCACCCTGGATGCGCCGGTCAACCTGGTGCTCGGCGGCATGGAGGATTACAGTTTCCGGTCCTCCCGGACGATCCTCGAGCCCGGCGATCTTCTGTTCCTCTATACCGACGGCGTCACGGAGGCCATGAACGAGAGGGGGGAACTCTTCTCCGATGCCCGGATGATCGAGGCGGTCAACGGGCTGAAGGGTTTGGACGTGCGATCGCTCATCAAAGGCGTGCGGGAGGCGGTCGGGCGGTTCGTCCAGGACGAGCCCGCATCGGACGATGTAACCATGATGGGGCTGACCATCAAGAGAGAGTAA
- a CDS encoding acyl-CoA dehydrogenase family protein — protein MDPRLNPEKLGLMVKAREFARERFTDGYRLDKEEAFPAAIHQAAGSAGLLGAYIPKEFGGLGIGFLGHTLIMEEFWRVDPGIGNILLGVFGSELLMFYGSEELKRRWLPTLAEGRAISCCAITEPNAGSDIFSVATSALPSRGGWRLDGTKQFITGGTLADVILILAVSDPGQTSRRFSFFVAEKDSAGISSEKMKGKLGIRASDTAELVFRDLFVPESHLLGKALGQGFAQVMHLFNINRVFACGQGVGVAQGAIDLAIEHLRENPLQAGKQTTQFRLAEMLASVLAARSAYYSAGWKIDQGDIDPAEVAMAKLLAGETGVRVARDALGIVGVYAEEKTRRLSRFYRDAKIVEIYEGAKDLEKLTIARQVLKRPMG, from the coding sequence ATGGATCCGAGGCTGAATCCCGAAAAGCTGGGGTTGATGGTCAAGGCAAGGGAGTTTGCACGCGAGCGTTTCACGGACGGATACCGGCTCGACAAGGAAGAGGCCTTTCCTGCGGCGATTCACCAGGCTGCGGGCTCTGCCGGGCTGCTCGGGGCCTACATCCCGAAGGAGTTCGGCGGTCTCGGGATCGGCTTCCTGGGGCACACCTTGATCATGGAAGAGTTCTGGCGGGTGGATCCAGGTATCGGCAACATTCTCCTTGGCGTCTTCGGGTCGGAGCTGCTGATGTTCTACGGCAGCGAAGAACTGAAACGCCGGTGGCTGCCGACCCTCGCCGAAGGCCGCGCGATCAGCTGCTGCGCCATCACCGAACCGAACGCGGGGAGCGACATCTTTTCCGTCGCAACCTCCGCCCTGCCCTCCAGGGGCGGATGGCGCCTAGATGGAACCAAACAGTTCATCACGGGCGGAACCCTCGCTGATGTTATCCTCATCCTGGCTGTAAGCGATCCCGGGCAGACGTCCAGGCGCTTCTCCTTCTTCGTTGCCGAAAAGGACTCCGCAGGCATCTCCAGTGAAAAGATGAAGGGCAAACTCGGCATCCGGGCTTCGGACACGGCGGAGCTCGTTTTCAGGGACCTTTTCGTCCCGGAATCGCACCTTCTGGGCAAAGCCCTGGGCCAGGGCTTTGCCCAAGTGATGCATCTGTTCAACATCAACCGTGTATTCGCCTGCGGCCAGGGGGTCGGGGTGGCTCAAGGGGCCATCGACCTTGCAATCGAGCACCTGAGGGAGAATCCGCTTCAAGCCGGGAAGCAGACGACCCAATTCCGGCTTGCCGAGATGCTGGCATCGGTTCTGGCGGCCCGGTCGGCGTATTATTCGGCCGGATGGAAGATCGACCAAGGGGACATCGACCCGGCCGAGGTCGCCATGGCCAAGCTCCTCGCCGGCGAGACCGGAGTGCGCGTCGCCAGGGATGCCCTCGGGATCGTGGGCGTCTACGCGGAGGAAAAGACGAGGCGCCTTTCCCGGTTCTACAGGGACGCAAAGATCGTGGAGATCTACGAGGGCGCCAAGGATCTCGAGAAGCTGACCATCGCGAGGCAGGTCCTCAAAAGACCCATGGGATAG
- a CDS encoding thiolase family protein, whose translation MNTDIYLVSAARSAIGDFGGGFRPLPAIELVAPVIEAAVARAGIPKEAIEKVILGNTLSPLTPNIARGAAVTCGIPPQTPAFSIHCACASAMQALISGVSALMLGEARIALVGGVESMSNAPYLLPSTRWGQRLRHARAVDLLWWGMQEDPVMGGMGAAADFLAERYRISREEQDELALSSHQRAASARGNGYFAREIVPIEVKDGRRSRTVDADEHPRAELGIEDLARLQPAFSAQGTVTAGNASALNDGASAVVIATKDACEAYGLERLAKVGPWSIKATEPRLTGIAPVPAIREVAESAGLGLSDIDLVEINEAFASYYIACERDLGLDREKVNVNGSGISLGHPVGATGTRLVVTLLHEMMRRDTPLGLASLCAGGGMGYAILLRRDFG comes from the coding sequence ATGAACACAGACATCTACCTGGTCTCAGCGGCCCGGTCGGCCATCGGGGATTTCGGAGGAGGTTTCAGGCCCCTCCCCGCCATTGAACTGGTTGCACCCGTGATCGAAGCCGCCGTGGCCCGTGCGGGAATCCCCAAGGAAGCCATTGAGAAGGTCATCCTGGGAAACACCCTCTCACCGCTCACCCCCAATATCGCCCGCGGGGCAGCCGTCACCTGCGGCATCCCCCCGCAGACACCCGCCTTCTCGATTCATTGCGCCTGCGCCAGTGCGATGCAGGCGCTGATCAGCGGGGTTTCCGCACTCATGCTGGGCGAAGCACGGATCGCACTGGTGGGGGGAGTGGAATCCATGAGCAATGCGCCCTACCTCCTGCCGAGCACCCGTTGGGGGCAGCGCCTGAGGCACGCACGGGCGGTGGACCTCCTGTGGTGGGGCATGCAGGAGGATCCCGTCATGGGCGGCATGGGGGCGGCGGCCGACTTCCTGGCGGAGCGGTACCGCATCAGCCGGGAAGAACAGGACGAACTGGCTTTGTCCTCCCACCAGAGGGCGGCCTCGGCCAGGGGGAACGGCTATTTCGCGCGGGAGATCGTCCCGATCGAGGTCAAAGACGGAAGGCGGTCCAGGACGGTCGATGCGGACGAGCACCCGAGGGCCGAACTCGGCATCGAAGACCTGGCAAGGCTCCAGCCGGCCTTTTCAGCCCAGGGCACCGTGACGGCCGGCAATGCCAGCGCCTTGAACGACGGGGCCTCGGCCGTTGTGATCGCTACCAAAGATGCCTGCGAAGCATACGGGCTCGAACGCCTCGCAAAGGTCGGCCCCTGGTCCATCAAGGCGACGGAGCCGCGGCTCACCGGGATCGCGCCCGTGCCGGCCATCCGCGAGGTTGCGGAGTCGGCCGGCCTGGGGCTTTCGGACATCGATCTGGTGGAGATCAACGAGGCCTTCGCCTCCTATTACATCGCCTGCGAAAGGGACCTCGGGCTGGACCGGGAAAAGGTGAACGTCAATGGCAGCGGGATCTCCCTCGGGCACCCGGTGGGCGCCACAGGGACCCGGCTGGTGGTGACGCTTCTTCACGAGATGATGCGCAGGGACACACCTCTCGGGCTGGCAAGCCTTTGCGCCGGCGGTGGGATGGGGTACGCCATCCTCCTTCGAAGGGATTTCGGCTGA
- a CDS encoding ABC transporter substrate-binding protein has translation MKRGRCIVAVLLFGIFALHTGLGLSAEKVKIGTLLSTSGRFAFLGDPEQKGVELAVEEINANGGVLGKQIELVSYDDEGNPGKAANLIDRLISNDQVVGIVGASTSGTINVAATAVEKAGIPTFYISGNSALCKGKKWVFNAAPADELDAEGMIDFIKDNLKLNVIGIIHDANEYGSRSTESFLELIGKRAPGIKIAGVEKYQSSDRDMSAQLINLKNAGSQCIVIWGVGFAPAVIVKNWHQLGMKEIRLMGGAGMGSHKMIESLGEAGEGLLFNTVLNYGAPNEREQAFIDHYKKKFGAIPPTFAAVGYDAAYLLAEALKTAAGDAPRLAEAISGIRNFQGVQGTFDFSENRCNGLLPGCYVMAVVKNQDYYPAEKVYPR, from the coding sequence ATGAAGAGAGGAAGATGTATCGTGGCCGTCCTGTTATTTGGCATATTTGCGCTGCACACCGGCCTCGGCCTTTCCGCCGAGAAGGTGAAGATCGGTACGCTGCTCTCGACAAGCGGGCGTTTCGCCTTCCTTGGAGACCCTGAGCAAAAGGGGGTTGAGCTGGCCGTCGAGGAGATCAATGCCAATGGGGGGGTCCTCGGGAAACAGATCGAACTCGTCTCCTACGATGACGAAGGGAACCCCGGCAAGGCGGCCAACCTCATCGACCGCCTCATCAGCAATGACCAGGTGGTGGGAATTGTCGGGGCCTCCACCTCCGGGACCATCAACGTCGCGGCTACCGCGGTGGAAAAAGCCGGCATCCCGACGTTTTACATCTCGGGAAACTCCGCCCTGTGCAAAGGAAAAAAATGGGTGTTCAACGCTGCTCCCGCCGATGAGCTGGATGCCGAAGGCATGATCGACTTTATCAAGGACAACCTCAAGCTGAACGTGATCGGGATCATCCACGACGCCAACGAATATGGGTCCCGTTCGACGGAGTCGTTTCTGGAACTGATCGGCAAGCGCGCCCCCGGCATCAAGATCGCGGGCGTCGAGAAATACCAGTCCTCCGACCGTGACATGAGCGCGCAGCTCATCAACCTCAAAAACGCCGGGTCGCAGTGCATCGTCATCTGGGGCGTGGGCTTTGCACCGGCGGTCATTGTCAAGAACTGGCACCAGCTCGGGATGAAGGAGATCCGGCTGATGGGCGGAGCCGGCATGGGGTCCCACAAGATGATCGAATCCCTGGGAGAAGCCGGGGAAGGCCTTCTTTTCAATACGGTCCTGAACTACGGGGCGCCTAATGAGCGGGAACAGGCCTTCATCGACCACTACAAAAAGAAGTTCGGGGCCATCCCGCCGACCTTCGCCGCCGTGGGATATGACGCGGCGTACCTGCTGGCAGAGGCCCTGAAAACCGCCGCCGGGGATGCCCCCCGGCTGGCAGAGGCCATCTCCGGCATCCGGAATTTCCAGGGGGTCCAGGGGACCTTCGATTTCTCGGAGAACCGCTGCAACGGCCTCCTGCCTGGGTGTTACGTGATGGCGGTGGTCAAGAACCAGGACTACTATCCCGCGGAAAAAGTCTACCCCAGATAG
- a CDS encoding branched-chain amino acid ABC transporter permease, whose product MIDFCQFMVSGLTIGSVYALIAMGYYLIFISTHVINFAQGALVQLGGIMALSLLLTWRIPYLFVFFLTFFATAVIGTLFKVLLVSPAGRTGVLSSILMTVGGFIFFEQIIYVFWTKDELLFPPISGETPLNIGGVMILPQAVWIMAIAVGLFLLLWLFFTRTIYGSAIMAAAEKPEAARIVGINVKSMTSMSWALATGLSGLAGILIAPITFAGGSLSTEMGIKGFVAVILGGITHSMGAIVGGLLLGVIESLTTGYLSSAFKDAISFGLLIAILAFRPEGLLGGRKREKV is encoded by the coding sequence ATGATCGATTTCTGCCAGTTCATGGTCAGCGGGCTCACCATTGGGAGCGTCTACGCCCTCATCGCCATGGGCTACTACCTGATCTTCATCTCGACCCATGTGATCAATTTCGCCCAAGGGGCCCTGGTCCAACTGGGGGGGATCATGGCGTTGAGCCTGCTCCTCACCTGGCGGATCCCCTACCTCTTCGTGTTCTTTCTGACCTTCTTCGCAACAGCCGTGATCGGCACGCTGTTCAAAGTGCTGCTGGTTTCTCCAGCCGGGCGCACCGGGGTGCTCTCCAGCATCCTCATGACGGTGGGGGGCTTCATCTTCTTCGAGCAGATCATCTACGTCTTCTGGACCAAGGACGAACTGCTGTTCCCGCCGATCTCCGGGGAAACGCCCCTGAACATCGGCGGCGTCATGATTCTGCCGCAGGCCGTCTGGATTATGGCGATCGCCGTGGGGCTCTTCCTGCTGCTCTGGCTGTTCTTCACCCGGACCATCTACGGCTCCGCCATCATGGCCGCGGCGGAGAAGCCGGAAGCCGCAAGGATCGTCGGGATCAACGTCAAGAGCATGACCTCGATGTCCTGGGCCCTCGCCACCGGGCTTTCCGGCCTCGCCGGCATCCTGATCGCGCCGATCACCTTCGCGGGAGGAAGTCTGTCGACCGAAATGGGCATCAAGGGATTTGTGGCGGTCATCCTCGGGGGCATCACCCATTCGATGGGCGCCATCGTCGGGGGTCTGCTGCTCGGGGTCATAGAAAGCCTCACCACCGGGTACCTCTCCAGCGCCTTCAAGGACGCCATCAGTTTCGGGCTCCTCATCGCGATCCTTGCCTTTCGGCCGGAAGGCCTGCTGGGCGGCAGGAAGCGGGAAAAAGTCTGA
- a CDS encoding branched-chain amino acid ABC transporter permease, whose translation MKRTAGIQPFWLLAVIAVGVLPFSGLGTYTLQILTLAGINAAVAIGLNLVLGTAGQISLGQAAFVGIGAYTTARLMTGPGISFWLAMPAGGALAGLIGAALGYLALRFQGHYLAMITLCFGLIMHIFFLEFPFLTGGAGGIANIPYAGILGHAIDNGRDALFKTFHLSWFLVLLVYWLLNNLTNLGSGRALAALRDDPIAAESVGVPTAVYKVQAFTVSAVAAGLAGGVYAVHTHYVGPEIFGVGASLEFLIIVVIGGLGSPVGAILGALLMAVLPELMRSYEEYRLLFFGMILMVIVVAAPGGLWGGVSTGVVRICSALRRRFGTGGA comes from the coding sequence ATGAAAAGAACCGCAGGAATCCAACCGTTTTGGCTGCTGGCCGTAATCGCCGTGGGCGTTCTGCCCTTTTCCGGCCTGGGCACCTACACCCTCCAGATCCTGACACTGGCGGGCATCAACGCCGCCGTAGCGATCGGGTTGAATCTCGTGCTGGGCACCGCCGGGCAGATCTCCCTCGGGCAGGCCGCCTTCGTCGGCATAGGCGCCTACACCACGGCGCGTCTGATGACGGGACCGGGGATCTCTTTCTGGCTCGCCATGCCGGCGGGCGGGGCGCTGGCCGGGCTGATCGGCGCGGCGCTGGGCTACCTGGCCCTGCGCTTTCAGGGGCATTATCTCGCTATGATCACGCTGTGCTTCGGCTTGATCATGCACATCTTCTTTCTGGAATTCCCATTCCTCACGGGTGGAGCGGGGGGCATCGCCAACATCCCCTATGCCGGCATCCTGGGGCACGCCATCGACAACGGCAGGGACGCCCTTTTCAAAACGTTCCACCTGTCCTGGTTCCTCGTGCTGCTCGTCTACTGGCTGCTCAACAACCTGACCAACCTGGGCTCGGGCAGGGCCCTGGCCGCGCTGCGCGACGACCCGATCGCCGCGGAGTCCGTGGGCGTCCCCACCGCTGTCTACAAGGTGCAGGCCTTTACCGTCTCGGCCGTGGCGGCCGGGCTTGCCGGCGGCGTCTACGCGGTGCACACGCACTATGTCGGGCCCGAAATTTTCGGGGTCGGGGCCTCCCTGGAGTTTCTGATCATCGTGGTCATCGGCGGGCTGGGGAGCCCGGTCGGAGCCATCCTTGGCGCTCTCCTCATGGCCGTTCTCCCGGAATTGATGCGGAGCTACGAGGAGTACCGGCTTCTTTTTTTCGGAATGATCCTGATGGTGATCGTCGTGGCGGCCCCGGGCGGATTATGGGGAGGCGTTTCAACCGGTGTCGTGAGAATATGTTCGGCGCTGCGAAGAAGGTTCGGTACCGGGGGGGCCTGA
- a CDS encoding ABC transporter ATP-binding protein, whose amino-acid sequence MDLLSAKRLSRKFGGLWALYGVSFTVREGEIAGVIGPNGAGKTTLFNCLSGLDYATEGSILHRGHDITRLTPHQVVKRGIVRTFQTTRVFKRLTVRENVMVGLHLHSRSNLLYDMIRLPGAVREDRREAEQAMTLLEAVRLADQADKPADELTLSQARRMELARALATDPELLLLDEPGAGLDEQERDELGTLLRDVHNRGVTLMVIEHDIGFMVNLCTRIIVLNYGKVIATGTPLEIQQDKQVLEAYLGEEDAD is encoded by the coding sequence GTGGATCTTCTGTCTGCGAAACGGCTGAGCAGGAAATTCGGGGGGCTGTGGGCGCTCTACGGCGTCTCCTTCACCGTGAGGGAGGGGGAGATCGCCGGCGTGATCGGGCCCAACGGAGCGGGTAAAACCACGCTTTTCAACTGTCTGAGCGGCCTCGACTACGCCACGGAGGGCAGCATCCTTCACCGCGGTCATGACATCACTCGGCTGACGCCACACCAGGTGGTCAAACGCGGGATCGTCCGGACCTTCCAGACAACGCGGGTGTTCAAACGACTGACGGTCAGGGAAAACGTCATGGTGGGGCTGCATCTCCATTCCCGGAGCAACCTGCTCTACGATATGATCCGGCTGCCCGGCGCGGTCCGGGAAGACCGCCGGGAGGCGGAGCAGGCTATGACGCTGCTGGAGGCCGTGCGGCTTGCCGATCAGGCCGATAAGCCGGCCGACGAGCTCACCCTCTCCCAGGCGCGAAGGATGGAACTGGCCCGTGCCCTGGCCACCGACCCTGAGCTTCTCCTGCTGGATGAACCCGGCGCCGGCCTTGACGAGCAGGAGCGGGACGAACTGGGAACCCTTCTGAGGGACGTCCACAACAGGGGCGTCACCCTGATGGTCATCGAGCACGATATCGGTTTCATGGTGAACCTGTGCACCCGGATCATCGTGCTGAACTACGGCAAGGTCATTGCAACCGGCACCCCTTTGGAGATCCAGCAGGACAAACAGGTCCTGGAGGCCTATCTTGGTGAAGAAGACGCCGACTGA
- a CDS encoding ABC transporter ATP-binding protein produces MNILTGLDLLVREGESVALVGTNGSGKTTFLKVVSGFLRPAAGSIRFLGQDISKLPPEKRVSLGIAHVPESREIFARQSVLANLRLGAYLRIRKGGDPDIQKDLQRMTEIFPVFSRRLRQAAGTLSGGEQQMLAIGRALMSQPRLLLLDEPSTGLAPLVVKEIFRILRTLILDMNLNLLLVEQNTRLALKTVNRGYLLERGRLVREDGSQELLEYLNAAGFTHAGANG; encoded by the coding sequence ATGAACATCCTCACCGGGCTGGACCTCTTGGTCAGGGAAGGCGAATCCGTCGCCCTCGTGGGAACGAACGGGAGCGGAAAGACGACCTTTCTCAAGGTCGTCTCGGGGTTCCTGCGCCCGGCGGCGGGCTCGATCCGGTTCCTGGGACAGGATATCTCGAAGCTCCCTCCGGAAAAAAGGGTGAGCCTCGGTATCGCCCATGTCCCGGAGTCGCGGGAAATCTTCGCCAGGCAGAGCGTGCTGGCCAACCTCAGGCTCGGCGCCTATCTGAGGATCAGAAAAGGCGGAGATCCGGACATCCAGAAGGATCTGCAAAGGATGACAGAAATCTTTCCCGTCTTCTCGAGACGCCTGCGCCAGGCGGCAGGCACCCTGTCCGGGGGAGAGCAGCAGATGCTGGCCATAGGGCGCGCCCTCATGAGCCAGCCGAGACTGCTCTTGCTGGACGAGCCCTCGACGGGGCTCGCGCCGCTCGTTGTGAAGGAAATCTTCAGGATCCTCAGGACCCTCATCCTGGACATGAACCTGAACCTCCTGCTGGTGGAACAGAACACCCGGCTGGCATTGAAGACCGTGAATCGCGGATATCTTCTCGAGAGGGGGCGACTCGTCAGAGAAGATGGATCCCAGGAACTCCTGGAGTATCTCAACGCGGCAGGGTTCACTCATGCCGGAGCCAATGGATAG
- a CDS encoding TetR/AcrR family transcriptional regulator, whose translation MVKQKQTARGKSQGREKLIQAAKEIFGMRGYHGTTVDDITKAAGVTRGALYWHFDSKADLLGAIIQELQESYLNRFIEETRGAGDSPMDKLWHMFKFNSRFAVEHPTLIHCLRTLSLEMQSLEGDNAKALFDVFEQQRSFITEIIREAQAKHFVRKDLKAEIITSIILAVHDGIVLQLLAFDRHLDGHQVAWALRQITLGGICAGARIIHPKKGASDPRTATGEIKEK comes from the coding sequence ATGGTCAAACAGAAACAGACTGCAAGGGGAAAATCGCAGGGCCGTGAAAAACTGATCCAGGCCGCCAAAGAAATCTTCGGAATGAGGGGATACCACGGCACCACGGTCGATGATATCACCAAGGCCGCAGGCGTTACACGGGGAGCGCTCTACTGGCATTTCGACAGCAAGGCCGATCTGCTGGGGGCGATCATCCAGGAACTGCAGGAATCCTACCTGAACCGGTTCATCGAGGAGACCAGGGGTGCAGGCGATTCGCCCATGGACAAACTCTGGCACATGTTCAAGTTCAACTCCCGCTTTGCGGTCGAACACCCCACCCTGATCCACTGCCTGAGGACCCTTTCCCTGGAGATGCAGTCCCTCGAAGGCGACAACGCGAAGGCGCTCTTCGATGTGTTCGAACAGCAGCGCAGCTTCATCACCGAAATCATCCGGGAGGCCCAGGCAAAACATTTCGTTCGTAAGGATCTCAAGGCGGAGATCATCACCTCCATCATCCTTGCCGTGCACGATGGGATCGTCCTCCAGCTGCTGGCATTCGACAGGCATCTGGACGGACATCAGGTGGCCTGGGCGCTGAGGCAGATCACTCTGGGCGGCATCTGCGCAGGGGCCCGGATCATCCATCCGAAAAAGGGGGCATCCGACCCACGCACCGCAACGGGGGAGATCAAGGAAAAATGA
- a CDS encoding 3-hydroxyacyl-CoA dehydrogenase: MTGTIDKIGIIGGGIMGTGLVQWLLPRGFRVVVAEAREALAEECTQKIHARLRKDLDKGRFPPEDFRLCIERFEAAAGLSCLKGADFVIEAAPEHFDLKRRILREAEDAVAPGTILASNTSALPITALGACLKRPERFLGTHFFNPAQIMPLVEVVKGVDTAGETIEQTLTFLTEEGKKPIRIKDCPGFLVNRVLGAYMNEVMWLLGERIGITDAEGMAKDLGLPMGPVTLGEMVGWDIIQASNETLRTYYGSRFEIPPLLERLTRENRLGLKTGRGLLDHRSRPPAATHDIVPASRKLDGRAADRAKKQLLAAIWAESIRCLDEGVACAREIDDALVLGAGLPMGPLAWADETGLQEVSDLLLELTGEFGERFLPSPVLRIYAMSGYNGVKAGRGLAGAYPQESARGNEGGGTDDVSTRDPGGAR, from the coding sequence ATGACCGGCACGATCGACAAGATAGGCATCATTGGCGGAGGGATCATGGGTACGGGCCTGGTCCAATGGCTTCTTCCCCGTGGCTTTCGCGTCGTGGTGGCGGAGGCCCGCGAGGCGCTCGCCGAGGAATGCACCCAGAAGATCCATGCCCGCCTGCGCAAAGATTTGGACAAAGGCAGGTTTCCTCCGGAGGATTTCCGGCTCTGCATCGAGCGGTTCGAGGCGGCTGCCGGCCTTTCCTGCCTGAAAGGGGCGGACTTCGTGATTGAAGCCGCACCGGAGCACTTCGACCTGAAAAGGCGGATACTCCGCGAAGCCGAAGATGCGGTCGCACCCGGGACGATCCTCGCCAGCAACACCAGCGCCCTGCCCATCACGGCCCTGGGGGCCTGTCTCAAGCGGCCGGAGCGTTTTCTGGGCACCCACTTCTTCAATCCCGCGCAGATCATGCCCCTTGTCGAGGTCGTCAAGGGGGTGGATACGGCCGGGGAAACCATCGAGCAAACCTTGACATTTCTGACCGAAGAGGGAAAGAAACCCATCCGCATCAAGGATTGCCCTGGGTTTCTGGTGAACCGGGTTCTGGGGGCCTACATGAACGAAGTCATGTGGCTTCTCGGAGAGCGCATCGGCATCACCGACGCGGAGGGAATGGCGAAGGATCTGGGGCTGCCCATGGGGCCGGTCACCCTGGGAGAAATGGTCGGCTGGGACATCATCCAGGCATCCAACGAGACTCTCAGGACCTACTACGGCTCCCGCTTCGAGATCCCGCCCCTTCTCGAACGGCTGACCCGCGAGAACAGACTGGGCCTGAAGACGGGGCGCGGCCTGCTCGATCACCGCTCCCGGCCGCCGGCAGCAACCCATGACATCGTGCCCGCTTCCCGGAAGCTGGACGGCCGGGCCGCGGACAGAGCGAAGAAGCAGTTGCTCGCCGCGATCTGGGCCGAAAGCATCCGCTGCCTGGATGAGGGGGTCGCTTGCGCGCGCGAAATCGACGACGCCCTGGTGCTTGGCGCGGGGCTCCCAATGGGCCCCCTTGCGTGGGCGGACGAGACCGGTCTCCAGGAAGTGTCGGACTTGCTGCTGGAACTGACCGGAGAATTCGGCGAACGGTTCCTGCCTTCCCCTGTCCTCAGAATCTACGCCATGTCCGGGTACAACGGCGTGAAAGCCGGTCGAGGGCTGGCAGGGGCCTACCCTCAAGAATCGGCTAGAGGGAACGAAGGCGGCGGGACGGACGATGTCTCCACCAGAGACCCGGGGGGAGCCCGATGA